A portion of the Mesobacillus sp. AQ2 genome contains these proteins:
- the polX gene encoding DNA polymerase/3'-5' exonuclease PolX: MSVNKKDIVQLLETIAIYMELKGENPFKVSAFRKAAAALEGDERSMSEIGDLTELKGIGKGTAGVIQEFMETGQSTELKELQEEVPNSLIPLLQLPGMGGKKIAKLYKELGVESIHDLEEAAKAGKIRDLAGFGKKSEEKILAAVENFGVRPERLPIAYMLPVAELIESYLQKIKDIDQFSRAGSLRRMRETIKDLDFIIASTDPSAVKDELVRLPKIKEIIAAGDTKVSVTLGLDYDVNVDFRLVDPEEFATALHHFTGSKDHNVRMRQLAKENGEKISEYGVENVETGEVTTFKSEEEFYQYFGLPFIPPELREDGSEVELYKKDLELITLDAINGDLHMHSTWSDGGHSIEEMAMECIARGYKYMAITDHSQYLKVANGLTPERLRKQMEEVKELNKKFDDFTILTGIEMDILPDGTLDFEDELLADLDLVIASIHSSFSQPVEKIMNRLKTALENAHVDIIAHPTGRLIGRREGYSVDIEMLIKLAKETNTALELNANPNRLDLAAEYLRKAQDEGVKIVINTDAHKVDTLEHMEIGVTAARKGWIKKSSVLNALDLKGLLDFLHGRDQ; encoded by the coding sequence ATGTCTGTTAATAAAAAGGATATCGTGCAATTACTTGAAACCATTGCTATATATATGGAATTAAAAGGTGAAAATCCATTTAAAGTATCCGCGTTCCGAAAAGCTGCGGCAGCTCTGGAGGGCGATGAACGGAGCATGTCGGAAATAGGCGATCTGACTGAACTCAAAGGAATTGGCAAAGGCACTGCAGGAGTCATCCAGGAGTTTATGGAAACAGGTCAGTCGACCGAGCTGAAAGAATTACAGGAAGAGGTACCGAACAGTCTCATTCCGTTGCTGCAGCTGCCTGGAATGGGCGGCAAAAAAATCGCCAAGCTGTATAAAGAACTGGGTGTGGAGAGTATCCATGACTTGGAGGAAGCTGCGAAGGCGGGGAAAATCCGGGACCTCGCAGGATTTGGCAAAAAATCAGAAGAAAAGATTCTCGCTGCGGTTGAAAATTTTGGAGTGAGACCGGAAAGGCTTCCGATTGCCTATATGCTTCCGGTTGCTGAATTAATTGAATCGTATCTTCAAAAGATAAAAGATATCGACCAATTTTCAAGAGCGGGCAGCTTGCGAAGGATGAGAGAGACAATAAAGGACCTGGATTTCATCATCGCTTCCACTGATCCGTCTGCTGTTAAGGACGAGCTGGTCAGGCTTCCAAAAATCAAAGAAATCATTGCTGCAGGCGATACGAAGGTTTCTGTTACCCTTGGGCTTGATTATGATGTCAATGTGGATTTCCGTCTTGTTGATCCTGAGGAATTCGCGACAGCCCTCCACCATTTTACCGGCTCAAAGGACCACAATGTGAGAATGCGGCAGCTGGCGAAGGAAAACGGAGAGAAAATCAGCGAATATGGTGTGGAGAACGTAGAGACGGGGGAAGTCACCACATTCAAGTCAGAAGAGGAATTTTATCAATATTTTGGGCTTCCTTTCATTCCGCCAGAATTACGGGAGGACGGCTCGGAAGTTGAGTTATACAAAAAAGATCTGGAACTCATTACACTTGATGCCATCAATGGGGATCTTCATATGCACTCAACATGGAGCGATGGCGGCCATTCAATTGAAGAAATGGCGATGGAATGTATCGCGAGAGGCTATAAATACATGGCCATCACCGACCATTCACAGTATCTGAAGGTAGCGAACGGCTTGACGCCGGAACGCTTAAGGAAGCAAATGGAAGAAGTGAAGGAACTGAATAAGAAATTCGATGACTTCACGATTTTGACGGGAATTGAAATGGATATTTTGCCGGATGGAACACTGGATTTCGAGGATGAACTGCTTGCTGACCTGGATTTGGTTATCGCGTCGATCCATTCCTCTTTTTCACAGCCTGTAGAAAAAATCATGAATCGGCTGAAGACTGCTTTAGAGAATGCACATGTTGATATCATCGCCCATCCAACTGGACGGCTGATTGGCCGCAGGGAGGGGTATTCTGTTGATATCGAGATGCTGATCAAACTCGCGAAGGAAACGAATACGGCGCTTGAACTGAACGCCAATCCTAACAGGCTTGATCTTGCGGCGGAGTACCTAAGAAAAGCGCAGGACGAAGGCGTTAAAATCGTCATCAATACGGACGCACATAAAGTGGACACGCTGGAACACATGGAAATTGGCGTAACGGCCGCCAGAAAGGGATGGATCAAGAAATCATCTGTCCTGAATGCTTTGGACTTGAAAGGTTTGCTAGATTTCCTGCACGGCCGGGATCAATAA
- a CDS encoding DUF350 domain-containing protein — translation MKHFWENEYVVTAGYYSVAILCMVVFLAVFELVTKYRNWDEIKKGNISVAMATGGKIFGVANIFRHSINQHDSLLTMVSWGVFGFLLLLIGYFIFEFLTPKFNIDIEIENDNRAVGLISMVISIGLSYIIGAGI, via the coding sequence ATGAAGCATTTCTGGGAAAATGAATATGTAGTGACAGCAGGTTATTACAGTGTGGCGATTCTCTGCATGGTTGTATTCCTGGCTGTCTTTGAATTGGTCACTAAATACCGGAACTGGGATGAAATCAAAAAGGGGAATATTTCAGTCGCGATGGCGACCGGAGGGAAAATCTTCGGTGTAGCCAATATCTTCCGCCATTCTATCAACCAGCATGATTCACTTCTCACAATGGTCAGCTGGGGAGTTTTCGGCTTCTTGCTGCTTTTGATTGGATACTTTATTTTTGAATTCCTGACACCGAAGTTCAACATCGATATAGAAATAGAAAATGACAACCGTGCAGTTGGCCTGATTTCCATGGTCATCTCTATCGGCCTGTCGTATATCATCGGGGCGGGAATTTAA
- a CDS encoding long-chain-fatty-acid--CoA ligase — protein sequence MEVEKPWLSQYPPEIPAHLDLQKATVQDYLKQTAEKYPEKVAIHFMGKELTYKQVYNYAKKLAAYLQDLGIEKGDRVAIMLPNTPQSIISYYAILMAGGIVVQTNPLYMERELEYQMKDSGAKAIITLDILFPRVSKVIANTDLENVIVTAIKDYLPFPKNLVYPYIQKKQYGLIVNVKHEGQNHLFTEIMKKPAGKIKEYDLDFEEDLALLQYTGGTTGFPKGVMLTHKNLIANAAMSNAWLYKCKEGQETVLGILPFFHVYGMTAVLILSVMQGQKMVLLPKFDAETTLKTIQKQKPTLFPGAPTIYIGLLNHPDIKKYDLSSIDSCISGSAPLPVEVQERFEEVTGGKLVEGYGLTESSPVTHANFLWDKKRVKGSIGVPWPDTDAAIFSMETGEPLPPGEIGELAVKGPQVMKGYWNRPEETEQVLKDGWLLTGDLGYMDDEGYFYIVDRKKDMIIAGGFNIYPREIEEVLYEHPAVQEVVAAGIPDPYRGETVKVYIVLKEGAEATEEELNEYSRKHLAAYKVPRLYEFRKELPKTAVGKILRRALVDEEKAKSLEDQQKRA from the coding sequence ATGGAAGTAGAAAAGCCGTGGCTGTCGCAATACCCTCCGGAAATCCCTGCTCATTTGGATCTCCAAAAAGCAACTGTCCAGGATTACCTTAAGCAAACAGCTGAGAAGTACCCCGAGAAGGTTGCCATCCATTTCATGGGCAAAGAACTGACGTATAAGCAAGTCTACAACTATGCGAAGAAACTGGCTGCCTATTTACAAGACTTAGGAATTGAAAAAGGGGACAGAGTCGCGATCATGCTCCCAAATACTCCTCAGTCAATCATCAGTTACTATGCAATCCTGATGGCCGGCGGAATCGTTGTCCAAACAAATCCGCTGTATATGGAAAGAGAGCTTGAGTACCAGATGAAAGATTCCGGTGCCAAAGCAATTATCACCCTGGACATTTTATTCCCTAGGGTGTCAAAGGTCATCGCCAATACGGATTTAGAGAATGTAATTGTAACCGCTATCAAAGATTATCTTCCATTCCCAAAGAATCTCGTCTATCCTTACATCCAGAAAAAACAGTATGGCCTCATCGTGAACGTGAAGCATGAAGGGCAGAACCATCTTTTTACCGAGATTATGAAAAAGCCTGCGGGCAAGATTAAGGAATACGATCTTGATTTCGAAGAAGACTTGGCTCTATTGCAATATACAGGCGGAACAACCGGGTTTCCGAAAGGGGTCATGCTGACTCATAAAAACCTGATAGCGAATGCGGCAATGAGCAATGCCTGGCTGTATAAATGCAAAGAGGGACAAGAAACCGTCCTGGGGATCCTTCCGTTTTTCCATGTGTATGGGATGACAGCTGTTTTGATTTTGTCTGTCATGCAGGGACAAAAAATGGTGCTTTTGCCGAAATTCGACGCTGAAACGACGTTAAAGACGATTCAAAAACAAAAGCCGACACTTTTTCCTGGCGCGCCAACCATTTACATTGGGTTGTTGAATCATCCTGATATTAAGAAATATGATTTGTCCTCGATTGATTCCTGTATCAGCGGCTCTGCGCCACTGCCTGTGGAGGTCCAGGAAAGATTCGAGGAAGTAACAGGCGGGAAGCTCGTTGAAGGATATGGCCTGACTGAATCGTCACCGGTTACTCATGCTAACTTCCTGTGGGATAAAAAACGTGTGAAAGGAAGTATAGGCGTCCCGTGGCCGGATACAGATGCCGCTATATTCTCTATGGAGACTGGCGAGCCGCTGCCGCCTGGTGAAATCGGCGAATTAGCTGTAAAAGGTCCGCAGGTGATGAAGGGTTACTGGAACAGGCCTGAAGAAACAGAGCAGGTCCTAAAGGATGGCTGGCTGCTGACTGGCGACCTTGGCTATATGGATGACGAAGGTTATTTTTATATCGTCGATCGGAAGAAGGACATGATCATTGCCGGAGGCTTCAATATCTATCCGCGTGAAATCGAGGAAGTCCTCTACGAGCATCCTGCGGTCCAGGAGGTTGTAGCGGCTGGTATACCAGATCCTTACAGAGGAGAAACGGTAAAAGTCTATATTGTGCTGAAGGAAGGTGCAGAGGCGACCGAGGAAGAACTCAACGAGTATTCACGCAAGCATCTGGCGGCCTATAAGGTACCAAGACTTTATGAATTCAGAAAAGAATTGCCGAAAACAGCAGTGGGCAAGATTCTCAGAAGAGCACTTGTAGACGAAGAAAAAGCAAAAAGTTTAGAAGATCAGCAAAAGCGAGCTTAA
- a CDS encoding endonuclease MutS2, translating into MQQRVLKTLEFDKIRSQLVEHTSSTLGREKAVALLPSVDFDEVSRLQEETDEAAKVLRLKGNVPLGGIHDIRPHVKRAQIGGTLSPLELVQVASTVHASRQMKRFVEDLQEVTEVPILLSYTEGIIVLANLEESIRNAIDEGGEVLDGASEALRSLRQQMRTREARVREKLESMIRSSSASKMLSDAIITIRNDRFVIPVKQEYRSHYGGIIHDQSSSGQTLFIEPQSVVQLNNELQNIRVKEQQEIERILSELSALTAEHHDELLEIVVIMAELDFMFAKARYGSKIKGSKPIVNDEGRINLFQARHPLISIDEVVPNSITLGSDYTTIVITGPNTGGKTVTLKTVGLCTLMAQAGLQIPALDGSEVAVFGSVYADIGDEQSIEQSLSTFSSHMVNIVEILNKVDYNSLVLFDELGAGTDPQEGAALAISILDEVYKRGARVIATTHYPELKAYGYNREGVINASVEFDVETLSPTYKLLIGVPGRSNAFEISKRLGLKDSVIETARSYISADSNEVENMIASLESSRKQAEKDRDEAHQLLKDAENLHRDMQKQMAEYYQKKEELADKAKVKAASIVEKAKDEAEEVIRELRKLRLEKGAEIKEHELIDAKRRLSEATPEQSQVKNAGKAKSARHEFKPGDEVNVLTFGQKGHLVDRVNDKEWQVQIGILKMKVKESDMEYINTPKPVETRPVATVKGKDFHVGLELDLRGERYEDALMRVEKYIDDALLAGYPRVNIIHGKGTGALRQGVQEYLRNHRSVKKIRFGDAGEGGTGVTVVEFK; encoded by the coding sequence GTGCAGCAACGAGTTTTGAAAACATTGGAATTTGATAAAATCAGGAGCCAGCTGGTAGAACATACATCATCCACATTGGGGCGGGAAAAGGCAGTAGCCCTATTGCCTTCGGTCGATTTTGACGAGGTATCCCGTTTGCAGGAGGAAACAGATGAAGCAGCAAAGGTTCTAAGGCTAAAAGGGAATGTACCGTTAGGCGGCATTCACGACATCAGGCCACATGTGAAAAGAGCGCAGATTGGCGGGACGCTCAGTCCCCTTGAACTGGTGCAGGTGGCAAGCACGGTGCATGCCAGCAGACAGATGAAGCGTTTCGTCGAAGACCTTCAGGAAGTGACCGAAGTGCCGATATTGCTGAGCTACACTGAAGGCATCATCGTACTGGCGAACCTGGAGGAGTCGATCAGGAATGCAATCGATGAAGGCGGCGAAGTTCTTGATGGTGCGAGTGAAGCGCTTAGGTCGCTCCGCCAGCAAATGCGGACAAGAGAAGCAAGGGTACGGGAGAAACTGGAGAGCATGATCCGCTCATCAAGTGCTTCAAAAATGCTCTCTGATGCCATCATCACCATCAGAAATGATCGATTCGTCATTCCGGTCAAGCAGGAATACCGATCCCATTACGGCGGCATCATCCATGACCAGAGTTCTTCCGGCCAGACGCTGTTCATCGAACCACAATCGGTTGTCCAGCTGAATAATGAGCTGCAGAACATCCGGGTAAAAGAACAGCAGGAAATTGAACGGATTTTGTCTGAGCTTTCAGCCCTGACCGCTGAGCATCATGATGAGCTCCTGGAGATCGTGGTCATCATGGCCGAGCTTGATTTCATGTTTGCGAAGGCCCGATACGGAAGCAAGATCAAGGGTTCGAAGCCAATCGTCAATGACGAAGGCCGAATCAATCTTTTTCAGGCAAGGCACCCATTGATTTCAATAGACGAAGTTGTCCCGAACAGCATCACTTTAGGAAGTGACTATACGACGATTGTCATCACCGGCCCAAATACCGGGGGTAAAACTGTTACATTGAAGACAGTCGGCCTTTGTACACTCATGGCCCAGGCTGGATTGCAAATCCCCGCACTTGATGGGTCGGAAGTCGCTGTATTTGGTTCAGTATACGCGGATATCGGGGATGAACAATCAATTGAGCAAAGCTTAAGTACCTTTTCGTCCCATATGGTCAATATCGTTGAAATCCTTAATAAGGTGGACTATAACAGTCTTGTGCTTTTCGATGAACTTGGAGCTGGAACCGACCCGCAGGAAGGTGCTGCCCTGGCAATCTCAATCCTCGATGAAGTATACAAGCGCGGAGCAAGAGTCATTGCGACGACCCATTATCCAGAGCTGAAGGCATATGGCTATAATCGTGAGGGTGTCATCAATGCCAGCGTAGAGTTCGATGTCGAAACACTGAGCCCGACTTATAAACTCCTGATTGGTGTACCGGGACGAAGCAATGCCTTCGAGATTTCAAAGAGACTGGGACTGAAGGATTCTGTCATCGAAACAGCAAGGTCTTATATCAGCGCTGACAGCAATGAGGTTGAAAATATGATTGCTTCCCTGGAATCCAGCCGCAAGCAGGCGGAAAAGGACAGGGATGAGGCCCACCAGCTTCTAAAGGATGCCGAAAACCTTCATAGAGACATGCAGAAGCAGATGGCTGAATATTATCAGAAAAAAGAGGAACTTGCTGATAAAGCAAAAGTCAAAGCGGCATCCATCGTGGAAAAAGCAAAGGATGAAGCAGAAGAAGTCATTCGTGAGCTCCGGAAGCTGAGACTGGAAAAAGGGGCTGAAATCAAAGAGCATGAATTGATTGATGCCAAAAGGCGCCTAAGTGAGGCAACACCAGAGCAAAGCCAGGTAAAGAATGCTGGCAAAGCGAAGTCTGCCCGCCATGAATTCAAGCCTGGGGATGAGGTCAATGTTCTGACCTTTGGCCAAAAAGGGCACCTGGTGGACCGCGTAAATGATAAAGAATGGCAAGTACAGATTGGCATTCTTAAAATGAAAGTGAAAGAGTCTGATATGGAATATATCAATACGCCTAAGCCGGTGGAAACTAGACCGGTTGCCACCGTGAAAGGGAAGGACTTCCATGTAGGCCTTGAGCTTGACCTAAGAGGAGAGCGCTATGAAGATGCGCTTATGAGAGTCGAGAAATATATTGATGATGCCCTGCTTGCCGGCTACCCGCGCGTTAACATCATCCACGGAAAAGGAACAGGAGCCTTAAGGCAGGGAGTCCAGGAATATCTGCGCAACCATCGCTCCGTCAAGAAAATCCGCTTCGGAGACGCTGGAGAAGGCGGAACAGGTGTAACGGTAGTGGAATTCAAATAA